The window TGTTGGCAGAAGGAGACACCGCGAATCCATATCATCCCGATAGTCGGTGAGCCAGTTGCGAATGTCTGCACGCTCCGGATCCCTGGCGGCGGCCAGAATATGCAAGTACTGATGCAATCGCATCGTGTATCGTTCGCGCTCGGCTAGAATCTCCTCCAGCCACTCCGGCCACTGGAAGCCCGATTCTACCGTGAGGAAGCCATACAATAGCGCAAGTGTATCCGGCAGCACTGCGCCAATTGACACGTCGGAACAGGTACGGATGTACACGTTATCTACAAATCGACGCAACTCATATTCGCCGGCCTCCGCCGGCCCTTCTGAGAACCCGTCGCACAAGTAGTCCACCAGCACTGAGGCGTTCTGATAGTGCGTGCCCACATCGGCATCGCTCAGGTGCGCCGAGTTCCCGCACCACATCGCAAACCGGACCAGAAGTTCAGCTCCACTGTCGGCACATTCCTGCCCTGCCCCGCTCGTATCGCCGTCCTCATAACCGATCCTCATACTTCTCCTTACCCTGGCGCCACTGGTGACGACGCCACTCAATGCGGAGTTGCATAGATGAACAGCGCTATGCAGAACAACCCAAGCACCGCGCACAATCCGCCAACGCCGGCGCCACGGTACCGATCGGGAAACACGCTCGTCCAGCCGAAACCGCCGAGCAATGCCATCGGCAGAATTGCAGGATAAAGATACCTGCCCTGCGCTTGAAAGTACCTGGATAGAAACACGGCGAACGAGAACGCCACCGCGCCAATCGTCAGAGCCATGAGCGCCATTGCGTCCTTTACAATCTGCGGCTGGCTATTTCGAAACTGGTGCATCTTTACCAGTCCGGCAAAGCACGCGAGGCAGATGCCAAGAGCCAGGACGTAAACCTGGGCTGGGAGAAAGACGGGCGCACCGATCACTGCCGAACGCGGCACACCGTAGACTGCCCAGAAGCTTTTAAAGCTCCAGCGGCAGACCAACCAGGCGTAGCCGCCCCAGTTCTCAACACCCAACCCGGGAAGCTTGCCGGCCGCCACGTCGCGCGCCTGTACGGTGCCGCCAAACATGGAGTTGAACGCGCGCAGGGGAAGTAACTCGTGGTAAATGATCATCGACCGGACAAACCACCAGCCGGAGATGGCGAACGCGACACCGGCAACACTAGCCGTTGCCAGCATCACCTCACGTCTGCCGTGCCGCCGGCGCCAAGCCATGGCCAACGCCACCGCGATGATCGGTACCAGTAAGAGACTGGTTGCTTTTGTGAGTAGCGCTGCGCCAAGACACAGGCCAGTTATCAGCGCCAACTGCACAGAGAATCCGCCGGAAGCGCCAAGAATGCAGCAGAGCAGCACCGCACTGAACCACATTTCCAGCATCGCGTCGTTGTTTACCGCGGAACTGATCGCAATATTGCCCGGCAGCGCTGCGGCAAACGCGAGTGCGGCAACCGCTATATCGCCACGTCCGGGCCAGATCAATCGCACAGCGGCAACGATGAGAGCCAATGTGAGCAGCCCGCACACGATAGACGCCACACGTGCTGCGCGGTAACCGAAATGCAGAAACACTGCGGCGACCGCGTAGTAGAGCGGCGGCTGGTGCCACTCATAAGATTGCTGCCTGGGATCACGCCGTGCCTCGGCAGCAGTTGGAAACCCGCCGTTGCTGAGCGCGCGGGCATAGTTGACATGTGCTGCCTCGTCCGGAGCATCCTGATAGCCCGTTTGCCCAACCGGCGCAACGGCGGCGTGCCAGATCCCGCAAACCAGAAACAGCCCGAACAGCAGAACGGTGAGCCCGCGCCAAACCTGTTGCATCTCAGCCGATGTCGGCCGCACTGGCACAGACACGCGCTTCATGGTCGCTGCGTCCCGAGCCATTTCGGCGCCATCAAATCCCAAACCACCACACCATGCCGCTCGAATACCGGAGACCCGTAACTTCGGAGCAGGTTCTGTACGCTGCTACGCCAGTCGTGAATCGGAAATGTGGGCCGCAACCACCAGGCTGATATCGCCTCCAGTTCCTCACCATTCGGGCCATGCGGAAAGGCCGGGTCAGTGCCATCCGCGGGATTCCAGTTGAGGTTTAGCAGCGCGTAACGGATTTTATGGCGGCGCAGCCAGGTAAACAGTAAATCGCTGCGGTCGCTGGAGCCGTACGGAATGTAACTGGAGTGCTCACCGTTGCCCCACAGGTAGAATCCGTTCAGGTAGAAACCGCGCGTATCGTCGTATAGAACCGTGCCCCACCCTGCTGCTCCATTTCGATTGAGCCATTGCATCGCGTCATAGTTGTCAATATGTGAAGCTGCCTCACGAGCGGCATGAGCGGGACTCACTACATCCGGCAGCACCTCGGAGAGCGAGTATGCAGCCGGCGGCAAGCCGTACCGGGCTGCAGCCAGAGTATCCGTGGGCCATACGGTAATACTCGCTGTGCAGAGAACCGTTTGAAAGACCAGCGCCAGGCCGGCCGCCCACCCGCATGCCGCGGTTGCAGCAGCGCGTAAGTCGCGAATTGGCGCCGCGAAGCGAGCGCGCCGCATGAGCTGGACCGCCCCCCACCCTGTGACGATCGCGGCAACCGGGATGACCCCGGTGAGGTACCGCGCGAATTGCGCTGAAAAGAACCACGCCAAAAACTGCGCTGCCAACAGAGAGCCCAGGACGCGAATGGCTCGAGGTATGCGCCCGGCAGCGGTCAGCGCAAAAGCCCAGGCAAAGTAGATGCCGCCCAGCAAACCGGCAACCGTATAGTCGCCCGTATTACCATAAACGTTGGGCCGCGTCAGGAGGCGCCATGGCGTTAGCGCCAGCATTCGCAGAGCGCCGGCAAAGGTGCGCGTTTTGTTCAGATAGCCATATCCGGATTGCTCCGACTGATATGCGGCGCCGCGCGCGGCTGACCAGTAGCGGCTGGCCGGAAAGAGTTTGAACATAAATGGGTAGACCGGGTTGTGCATCACTGCCACGTTCTTGATGTACCACGGGCAGCCGGTGAGAATCGCCGCGCCTGCGAAAGCCGCAACCGTGCGCGCTCCCAACCGAGCCGAAATAAGCACGGCCAAAATCAGGACAAACGGTATGATTCCCAGATACTTGATCCCGAGGCCAAAGCCGCAAGCCAAACCGCAGATTACAGCCAGGCGCACGCCAGCAGGTCCAAAGTCGGCACCACCATCGGCACTACCGTCCCACTTGCGGCATACAGCCTCCGCTGCCGCCATAGCAGCCAGAGTGGCGTAGAGCCCGGCAGCAACATCCACGTATGCGGTGGCGCTTTCCCAAAGGTATAGCGGCGTAGTTGTCATGGCTAGAGTGGCTACTATAGCTACACTCGATCCAAACCGGCGGCGGCAGAAACCCCACAGCGCCGCCCCGGTTAGTACTGCCGTAAACAGGTGGATCATCGCGCTGGTAGCGTAGCCCGCGCTACCTCCAAACAGCAGCCCGAGTGTGTAGAGCATCTCCATCGTAAATGGGAAATTGCTGTGATGCTCTGTCCACAATGGAACTATCCGGCCGGCAGCCAGAAACAACTTTGGATCTGCAAGGTGATATGCCAGCGCATCCCACTCGTGCCCGGCAGGCATTCGGTAGCAGGCGCAAATACTGACCGCCGCGAGAAAAAGGAGGACGGCCGCGCCGCAAAGCTTTGCGATCCTGACGGCGACCATGGGACCGCGGACGCGCCGGCCCGCAACTAGCAGCCACGCAATTCCATTCCGTGTTACGCCCGGCACGGTTGGCGCGCCGAGCCCAGCAAGAGCAACAAGCCAAAGCGCTAGCGGGACGGGCCGAAGGAAACCGGCCAATCCCAACAGCCAGACTCCGCCGCCACCAACACCGAGGCCAATTGCTCCACTCCAGGCAAAACGCTCGGCGGAATCCAACGGCTGGCAGGCACACAGGCGGAGCAATCCTGCGCCGGCAAGAGTTGCCGCCGCACAGATGCACAGCGCAGCTGCTAGCGGCAGCAAAGCGGCTCCAGCCTGGAACTCCAACACCGTGCGGCGCCGCGCGGAACCTCCAAGTTGACCTCCACAACGCCAATGTGCCGGGCATGGCAGCCGGCCTGTACGATTCGCACGTCATTCACCAACAACGCCTCGGGCAGCTCGGTGTGCGAGTGGCCACCGATAATCAGATCGATGTCGCCGGTCGCTTCGGCAAGCTCAGCGTCGCCACGGCAGCCAATATGCGTCACGGCAATCACCAGGTCCGGCTGCCAGCGCGTTCGAAGATGTGCTGCCATCCAGACTGCGGTTGGAATCGGCTGGTCGAACCGCCAGTGACTGAGATGTGCCGCCTGCATCCTGTCGGTTATCATAGCCACCATAACCCCAAAGACGGCGACGCGGGCGCCGCTCTGGTGCGTGAAGCAGACCGCCGCTTGTGTCGGCAAGCCGTCGGTATCGGGCCGCGCGAGCACCTGGTTCGAAAACCCAGTTGCCGAGTCTGCACCGTTACTTTCGGCCAAAGGAACTTCGCCGCTACAGATTGGCGGCTGCCCCTTGCGCCGGAGGTTGGCGCACAAAACCGGAAATCGGGTCCGCGTGAGTTTCGCCCGGAATCCGGGTTCGCTGAAGTGAAAGTCGCGGTTGCCGGGGATCGCGGCATCGTACCCGGCGTGGTTCATCAGGTCGTGAGTTGCCTCGCCATTTCGCGAATATGTGGCATTTCCCGACGCTCCCTGGTCACCTGCGTCCAGCAGCAGTGCGTTTGGTGCGGCGGCAAGTTTACGCTGTCGCAGGAACTCCGCATCCTCGCGGAGCAGCCGCCCGTGAAAATCGTTGGTGTGGAGAATAGTCAGCCGCATCGTGTGTTGCGCGCAGCGTATAGATCAACCGGCTGGAGCCGGATGTTCGCCCGGCGTAGAAGCGCGCAGCCATTCGAGATACGCACGTATTGCTGTAGTGCGGTCGCCTCGTGCGTTCAATATTTCCTCACACACCTCGCGGACGGCGCCGCGCCCGCCCGGTGCCCGCGTCACGAAATCGGCGGCAGCGCGGAGGTCCTCGGCAGCGTCGGCCACAGCTATGTTCAACCCGGCGCTGTCAAACGCGGGCAGGTCATTCAAATCGTCACCGATAAAAGCCACAAAGTGGCGAGGCACGCCATTCGCCTCCGCCAAGCCGGCCAGGCATGCGGCTTTATCTCGTACATCCTGGCACAGGTCGTCAATGCAAAGCTCGTGGGCACGCTGTTCGACGGAGGCGCTGGTTCGGCCGGTGATCCACGCAGATCGAATTCCAATCCTGCGCAAGAGCACCAGTCCTAAGCCGTCGCGTACGAAAAAGCGCTTCGTCTCGGTCCCAGCGCCAGAAAGCATTATGCCGCCATCCGTGAGCACGCCGTCCACATCCATCGCGAGCAGCCGCACCGATGCGAAGCGACGGTTCAGATCGTGTGGCTCGGGCCTCACGGCTTGCCGGCCGTACCAAGCAGAGTTTTAAACTCTGTTTCGTTCGCCGCCTTTCCGAGGCCCTCTTCGTACGAGATCAGCTTCTGCTGAACCAGCGCCGCCAAAGATTGGTCGAGCGTCTGCATCCCATGACGCTGACCCGTCTGGATAATCGAACCGATCTGATACGTTTTGCTCTCGCGGATAAGATTGCGAACAGCCGGAATCGCCACCAGCGTCTCAAACACGGCCATCCGGCCCTCCCCATCGACCCGCTTCACCAACGTTTGCGATATCACGCCGAGCAAATTGACCGACATCTGCATCCGGACCTGCTGCTGCTGATGCGTTGGGAAGACATCAATTACCCGATCAACCGTTTGCACGGCGTCGGTTGTATGCAGGGTACCAAACACCAAGTGGCCCGTTTCCGCGGCGGTGATCGCTAGCTGGATGGTCTCCAGATCGCGCATCTCGCCAATGAGGATCACATCGGGGTCTTCGCGAAGAGCCGAGCGAAGCGCGTTTGGAAATGCCAGCGTATCGGTGTCGAGCTCGCGCTGATTGATCAGCGCCTGACGGTCGGTGTGCACGAACTCTACCGGATCTTCAATCGTGATGATGTGGACCGGCAGCTTGCCGTTTATGTAGTCGATCATCGCGGCCTGGGTGGTGGATTTGCCGGATCCAGCCGGGCCAGTTACCAGCACCAGCCCACGCGGCCGCTCAGAGAAGGTGCGCGTAACCGCCGGCAGCCCCAAATCGTCAAGTGAACGGATTTCGTACGGTATCACCCGGTAGGCCGCGCCGATATTGTTTCGCTGCGAATAGAGATTGCCGCGAAACCTGGCCAACCCCTTGATTTCGTACGCAAAATCGAGTTCCAACTCCTCTTCGAATCGCGTGCGTTGCGTTTCGGAGAGATTGGAGTACGCCAGCCACTTCACCTCATCTGCGCTGAGCGCCTCCATATCGAGTGGGATCAAATCCCCATGGACGCGTACCAGTGGCGGGCTGTCGGCCTTGATGTGCAAGTCGGAACCATTGTTACAGACGCAGGATTCCAAAAGTTGATCGAGCACAACGGGAGACATTACCGCAACTCCTGGGGTCGGCAACTATAGCGGGTCAGATACATCGGCTACTATTCCCAGTCGCATTGCGCGCTGCCGGAATTCGAGTGGATTGGAGCTCTTTGCCAATGCGTCCTCGAATTCGATGATATCGCGGCCGGCGAGATCCAATAGGCTGGCGTCCAGAGTCTGCATGCCATGCTGTTGCCCAGTTTGAATATCGGTGTAGATTTGATAGGTTTTGCCCTCTCTGATCAGCGTACGGATGGCGCTGGTGCAGACCATTACCTCAAATGCCCCTACCCGGCCCGTACCATCTTTGCGCATCAGAAGCGTCTGGGAGATGACGGCCTGCAGCACCACGGAAAGCTGCATGCGTATCTGCTGCTGCGCTTCCGGTTCAAATACGTCAATAATGCGGTCAATGGTTTGCGGTGCATCGGTCGTATGCAGGGTTGCAAACACGAGGTGGCCGGTTTCAGCCGCCGTTATTGCGAGCTTGATGGTTTCGAGGTCGCGCATTTCACCAACGAGAATCACATCGGGATTCTGCCGCATAACGTGCTTCAGAGCTGCGGCGAATGTATGCGTGTCCACCCCAACCTCGCGCTGGTTCACCGCGCACATTTTGTCCTGATGTACATATTCGATCGGGTCTTCGATCGTTACAATATGACCCTGGCGGGTTTCGTTTATCAGATCGATAACGGCAGCAAGCGAGGTTGACTTGCCCGATCCGGTTGGACCGGTGACGAGAACAAGGCCGCGCGGCAGTTGGGCGATTCGCTTTGCAACCTGCGGAATGCCAAGCTGATCAATCGTGCGGATTTCGTAGGGAATGACGCGCATAACCGCGCCGATGTGCCCCTGCTGCCGGAATATATTGACGCGGAATCTCGAGAGACCCGGGACGGCATAGGAGGTATCCAGCTCCATGGTCTGCTCGAATCGCGCCTCACGGTCCGGAGACATGACGGGATGAATCAGTTCGTAAATGTCGTGTTCGGAAATAACGGGCATGTCGAGCCGAGTCAGTACACCGTGGATTCGCATCACTGGTGGCTCGTCCACGCGCAGGTGCAGGTCAGAGGCCTCACGCTCTACCAACAGTTTCAGGAGGTCATCAATATGAAGCATTGGGCTTGGACGGCAATATCAGGAGGCAGGCAAAAACAACGCGCAACACCAGAAGCGGCGCGCCCGTTGGTCGATTTCCGGCGCATGCCGGCGCCACCGCGCTAGCCAGACGGAGCTACCGGCAGCCCCGGCACCTGCGGCGCCGCTGCGCCCGCGCTATCAGCCGTGATCTCACCCTTACTGGCGGCCACTCGGATCAACTGGCGCATCTCCGTCGGCTGTCCAGCATTCGCCAACGCATCCTGCTCTGTGATCAGGCCGGACTTGAGATACCGCAAAAGGCACTGGTTCATCGTCTGCATGCCCCAGTAGGATTCTGTTCCCGCCTGCCGAATTGCGCTATAGATGTCGTCCGATCGCCCTTCTTCCACCATCTTTACGATCGTTGGAGTAATATCCATCACCTCAACGGCAGCCAGGCGCCCTGAGCCATCGGCGGTGGGCACCAGTTTCTGCGACAGCACTCCGCGCAGCGAAACCGATAGGCGGAGCCAGAGCATCTGGCGTTCGTGCGGCTGAAACATGTTAGAAATACGGTCCAATGTCTCGGCTGCACTGGCGGTATGTACGGTAGCAAAGACCAGGTGACCGGTTTCCGCCGCCTGCAACGCCACGTTCATTGTCTCGATGTCGCGCATTTCGCCGATGAGGATCACGTCCGGCGCTTGTCGCAGCACGTGCGTCAGCGCGGCTTGAAAGCTCAGAGTATCGATACCGACCTCGCGCTGGCTGATGACCGCGAGTTTGTCCTTGTGTACAAACTCGATCGGATCCTCAACCGAGACGATATTCACCCGCCGCGTGGAATTAAGAATATCAATCATCGCGGCGAGTGTGGTGGTTTTGCCGCAGCCTGTCGGCCCGGTCACCAGGATGAGCCCGGCGCGGTGAACCAGAAAATCACGCACCTTCAACGGAATTCCCAGCTCCTCCAGCGACTTGATCTTTGTTGGGATCAGCCGGCAGACAGTAGCCGTGTGGCCACGCTGGTTGTAGACGTTCATTCGGATCCGGAGCTCCTCGCCAATGGAGAACGCGAGGTCCATTTCCGACGTCTCTTCAAAAGCCTTCTGCTGCCGCGGCGTCATTTTGCCCATGCAGAGCGTGTGGACCTCGTCCGCCGTCATCACGGGGAAATCTGTTCCGGCTATATGGCCGTGGATACGCACGGATGGAGGCGTATTCGCACGAAGAAACAGATCGGAGGCCGACCGCTCACCGGCCCACAGCAACATCTCGTCGAGATCAAGCGCCATTGGTTTCTTGTTCCTCAGTCCATGCACGCGGTCGATTGTCTACGCCAAACGCGGTCCGGCCCTCAGCAGCCTGACCATTACCGTCCATCCGCTCAGAAATCCAAGCGCTGCGACGAGCGTCGCGGCACCGGGTGGTACACCCCGCCTGGCGCCAGCCCGATCTGGCCGTGAACGTCCACCCAACCGGGCACAGGACACGGGCACGAGATCTGCTGGACAGAGGTGCCTTCGCACAGTACAGGCAAACTGGTACGCGTTCCCAGATTTGACGAGATTTAGCGTCAATTCGGCATTCCGGATGCTGGTCGGTCCATGGTATGGTTCAGCCACATCGTCCTGAATGACGATGAATGCTGGGACGCTTCGAGAAACATTGTTGAGATAAGGCAGAAGTTCCGGAACGCCTCCGGGCATCTGAGGCGCATCCAGCAGCGTTGTAGAAACACCTGGGTTTGCAAGAGCGCGGGATTGTTGGACCACAATCCCGGTATGCCTCCAGCCCGCGGCGCGACACATCGCAAGCACCCGACGCCGAAGCACGGCTTCATCGCCTGGTCCGGAGAATGTCAGCCGCGCCCTATCGGCCGACACGACATCGATCCACAGAGTAGTTGCACGTACCCGAGCGCTCCGCGTTTGAGCGCTGCTCGGCGCGCTACTTACGCCGACGGCCACCGCCAGCACCACACCGAGATGGCGAAGCAACAGACGAACGGACGCTCCGCTCAGCCAGCGATCCTGGCCACACTCCGTGCACTGGAGGTGTGGAGCTGAGGAGACTCGAACTCCTGACTTCCTCAATGCCATTGAGGCGCTCTCCCAGCTGAGCTACAGCCCCACGAAGCCGGATCGACGGGTCTCGCCGGCGGACGCTCCATTATACACCACGACCTGCCGGTGCATCAACGGCGGTAACGAGAGGCTCCGCAGGAACGACGCACTTGCGCGCCGAACAGCGGCACGCGGGAACTTGCCGGCTGAAAGGAGCGCTGCGATGCCACGAATATGGGGAGAGACACTGACTCGCGAAGCGCTTCTTCAGCGCGTCGGCGATATCATTCAGGTCGCCACCGTCCGTGCAGTAGAGCTTGCGGACGGTGCCGAGCGCGGTGTGCGTGCCCTCGAGGTATGCACGGGTAGCGGACTCGCATTTACGATACTGGCTGACAGAGGCATGGATATCTCCACCGCCACGTACAACGGGCGCGCACTTGCCTGGCGATCGGCAACTAGCGACGCACATCCAGCCTACTTCCAGTCCGAGGCCGAAGGAGGGCGAGGCTGGCTTCGCCAGTTCTACGGCGGTCTTGTGGTTACTTGCGGGCTAACCTGGGCCGGAGCAAACGATGTGGATGACGGCCAGCTCTTTGGCCTGCATGGGCGAGTCAGCAATCTGCCGGCTACCAACGTATCGTGGGACGGACGTTGGAATGGAGATGACTACGAAATAACGATACGCGGCCGCGTCCGACAGGCAACGGTTTTCGGAGAAAACCTGGAGATGACCCGAACGATCCGATCGATGCTCGGTGCATCGCGCCTGGTGATACAGGATGAGGTGACAAATCTGGGCAGTCAGCCTACAGAACACATGCACCTTTACCATATCAACATCGGCTGGCCCACACTGTCGCCGGGCGGGCGGCTTGTGTCGCCAACGCTGTCGGCGATCCCCAGAGATGATGAAGCCGAGTTGGGTAAGGCGGAGTTTGCCCGGTTTGGCGAACCCACAGCCGGCTACCGCGAGAAGGTCTACTTCCATACCATGGCGCCGCTTGCAGATGGACGCTGTGCTGCCGCAGTCGTCAACTCAAGCGTGCCGTCCGGCTCGGGGCACGGTGGATTCGGGGTCTATTGCCGATGGCGCCCGCACCAGCTACCGCGCTTCACCGAATGGAAAATGCTGGATGCAGGAACGTATGTGGTTGGCATGGAGCCGGCGAACTGCAGCGTACTCGGCCGGGCGCAAGAGCGCCGGGATGGCACGCTTGCCGTTCTGCAACCGGGCGAAACCGTACCCTACGAGGTGGAAATCGGCGTTCTTGATGGAGCTGGCGAGCTGGCAGCATTTGAAGGCGAGTGCCGGGCAGCCGTCAGCGGCGCCTCGTCGGCAGCGTGACGTCGCCTGAATTGGCGGCACGCCGTCGGCCGACCGAGCGGGCCGCTGCGTTCGCCATCGGGGCCGGCGCACTCGCGATCACATTGCTGCCGTACGTTCAGGGCTGGGCAGGCGCACATGGGCGCGTGTACATGTGGCTGGGTTACAACCTCGACGACAGCTGCGTCTATCTCTCATGGATGCATCAGGCCGCGCACTCCGGCCTGCGTGTTTACAACCTGTTCACAACCGACGCGCAACACGGTTTAATTGCTAACCCACTGTTTCTCGCTTTAGGCTGGTTCGGCGCCGTGACGCACATGCCTTTGGTTGCGGTGAACCAACTGGCGCGGCTGGCCGGTGGCGTGGTACTGCTTGCGGTGGTCTGGCGACTGCTCAAAGCCACCATCCTTGAGCCGCGGAGTCGCCTCATGGCATTCGCGCTCATCTGCTTCTCGTCGGGTCTTGGCTGGCTGCCGTTGTGGTGGTCTGTCCCGCCGATCGCAACGCCAATCGACAAGTGGCAGCCGGAAGCGATTACGTTTCTGTCGCTCTACCTCAGCGCGCTCTTCGCATTCTCAATCGCGATGCAGGCGGCCGTTATCGGCCTGTTATACGGCGCGATGCAGCGAAGAGATTGGCGCCTCGCTACCGGCGCCGGCCTGCTGGGCGCCGTGATCGGCCTGACGCACTCGTACGACGTCATCACAATCTCAGCAGTCTGGCTGTCTTTCCTCGTGGTGGAGACGGCCGCCGCGGTAGCCGGCCACAGCACAGAGGCGCGCCGCAAGGCATTGGCTG of the Armatimonadota bacterium genome contains:
- a CDS encoding type IV pilus twitching motility protein PilT — encoded protein: MSPVVLDQLLESCVCNNGSDLHIKADSPPLVRVHGDLIPLDMEALSADEVKWLAYSNLSETQRTRFEEELELDFAYEIKGLARFRGNLYSQRNNIGAAYRVIPYEIRSLDDLGLPAVTRTFSERPRGLVLVTGPAGSGKSTTQAAMIDYINGKLPVHIITIEDPVEFVHTDRQALINQRELDTDTLAFPNALRSALREDPDVILIGEMRDLETIQLAITAAETGHLVFGTLHTTDAVQTVDRVIDVFPTHQQQQVRMQMSVNLLGVISQTLVKRVDGEGRMAVFETLVAIPAVRNLIRESKTYQIGSIIQTGQRHGMQTLDQSLAALVQQKLISYEEGLGKAANETEFKTLLGTAGKP
- a CDS encoding HAD hydrolase family protein: MDVDGVLTDGGIMLSGAGTETKRFFVRDGLGLVLLRRIGIRSAWITGRTSASVEQRAHELCIDDLCQDVRDKAACLAGLAEANGVPRHFVAFIGDDLNDLPAFDSAGLNIAVADAAEDLRAAADFVTRAPGGRGAVREVCEEILNARGDRTTAIRAYLEWLRASTPGEHPAPAG
- a CDS encoding metallophosphoesterase, whose translation is MRLTILHTNDFHGRLLREDAEFLRQRKLAAAPNALLLDAGDQGASGNATYSRNGEATHDLMNHAGYDAAIPGNRDFHFSEPGFRAKLTRTRFPVLCANLRRKGQPPICSGEVPLAESNGADSATGFSNQVLARPDTDGLPTQAAVCFTHQSGARVAVFGVMVAMITDRMQAAHLSHWRFDQPIPTAVWMAAHLRTRWQPDLVIAVTHIGCRGDAELAEATGDIDLIIGGHSHTELPEALLVNDVRIVQAGCHARHIGVVEVNLEVPRGAARCWSSRLEPLCCR
- a CDS encoding PilT/PilU family type 4a pilus ATPase: MALDLDEMLLWAGERSASDLFLRANTPPSVRIHGHIAGTDFPVMTADEVHTLCMGKMTPRQQKAFEETSEMDLAFSIGEELRIRMNVYNQRGHTATVCRLIPTKIKSLEELGIPLKVRDFLVHRAGLILVTGPTGCGKTTTLAAMIDILNSTRRVNIVSVEDPIEFVHKDKLAVISQREVGIDTLSFQAALTHVLRQAPDVILIGEMRDIETMNVALQAAETGHLVFATVHTASAAETLDRISNMFQPHERQMLWLRLSVSLRGVLSQKLVPTADGSGRLAAVEVMDITPTIVKMVEEGRSDDIYSAIRQAGTESYWGMQTMNQCLLRYLKSGLITEQDALANAGQPTEMRQLIRVAASKGEITADSAGAAAPQVPGLPVAPSG
- a CDS encoding aldose 1-epimerase family protein codes for the protein MPRIWGETLTREALLQRVGDIIQVATVRAVELADGAERGVRALEVCTGSGLAFTILADRGMDISTATYNGRALAWRSATSDAHPAYFQSEAEGGRGWLRQFYGGLVVTCGLTWAGANDVDDGQLFGLHGRVSNLPATNVSWDGRWNGDDYEITIRGRVRQATVFGENLEMTRTIRSMLGASRLVIQDEVTNLGSQPTEHMHLYHINIGWPTLSPGGRLVSPTLSAIPRDDEAELGKAEFARFGEPTAGYREKVYFHTMAPLADGRCAAAVVNSSVPSGSGHGGFGVYCRWRPHQLPRFTEWKMLDAGTYVVGMEPANCSVLGRAQERRDGTLAVLQPGETVPYEVEIGVLDGAGELAAFEGECRAAVSGASSAA
- a CDS encoding type IV pilus twitching motility protein PilT, producing MLHIDDLLKLLVEREASDLHLRVDEPPVMRIHGVLTRLDMPVISEHDIYELIHPVMSPDREARFEQTMELDTSYAVPGLSRFRVNIFRQQGHIGAVMRVIPYEIRTIDQLGIPQVAKRIAQLPRGLVLVTGPTGSGKSTSLAAVIDLINETRQGHIVTIEDPIEYVHQDKMCAVNQREVGVDTHTFAAALKHVMRQNPDVILVGEMRDLETIKLAITAAETGHLVFATLHTTDAPQTIDRIIDVFEPEAQQQIRMQLSVVLQAVISQTLLMRKDGTGRVGAFEVMVCTSAIRTLIREGKTYQIYTDIQTGQQHGMQTLDASLLDLAGRDIIEFEDALAKSSNPLEFRQRAMRLGIVADVSDPL
- a CDS encoding glycosyltransferase family 39 protein: MKRVSVPVRPTSAEMQQVWRGLTVLLFGLFLVCGIWHAAVAPVGQTGYQDAPDEAAHVNYARALSNGGFPTAAEARRDPRQQSYEWHQPPLYYAVAAVFLHFGYRAARVASIVCGLLTLALIVAAVRLIWPGRGDIAVAALAFAAALPGNIAISSAVNNDAMLEMWFSAVLLCCILGASGGFSVQLALITGLCLGAALLTKATSLLLVPIIAVALAMAWRRRHGRREVMLATASVAGVAFAISGWWFVRSMIIYHELLPLRAFNSMFGGTVQARDVAAGKLPGLGVENWGGYAWLVCRWSFKSFWAVYGVPRSAVIGAPVFLPAQVYVLALGICLACFAGLVKMHQFRNSQPQIVKDAMALMALTIGAVAFSFAVFLSRYFQAQGRYLYPAILPMALLGGFGWTSVFPDRYRGAGVGGLCAVLGLFCIALFIYATPH